In Callospermophilus lateralis isolate mCalLat2 chromosome 18, mCalLat2.hap1, whole genome shotgun sequence, one DNA window encodes the following:
- the Piezo1 gene encoding piezo-type mechanosensitive ion channel component 1 isoform X1, translated as MPGSGQRAATLSSPLQPCPALYLAHMWPCALNSGFPKQCVVTAVADIGSAALLRISALSLVYLLVLLLLPWLPGPSRHSVPGHPGRLLRALLSLSLLFLVAHLVFQICLHTMPHLDQLLGSNCSFWETVSQHIGVTRLDLKDIPNTTRMVAPDLGVLVVSSICLGLGRRLTRRAQQSQCAQESDDEGDMDVDTGPPAWPQGAPVLAPGPRSRLAARLRVTAHWLLVAAGRTLAIVLLALAGIAHPSAFSSVYLLVFLAICTWWACHLPMSPLGFSTLCVMVSCFGAGHLICLYCYQTPFVQAVLPPASIWARVFGLKDFVGPINCSCPNALVLNTSHDWPIYVSPGILLLLHYTVTSLPKLHKYHPSDQKKEVAGQDEEQELELDQLEQGPQGQAGAAAQDRAATQRMMPSPPGPDTETDNCIVHDLTSHSPVQHRPLHPRLAELREASPLHGLGHLIMAQSYVCALIAMMVWSITYHSWLTFVLLLWACLIWTVRSRHQLAMLCSPCILLYGLALCCLRYVWALDLRPELPVTLGPVSLRQLGLQHTRYPCLDLGAMLLYTLTFWLLLRQFVKEKLLKKAQGPAVLLQVAVADTEPTQTQTLLRSLGELVTGVYAKYWIYVCAGMFVVVSFAGRLVVYKIVYMFLFLLCLTLFQVYYSLWRRLLKVFWWLVVAYTMLVLIAVYTFQFQDFPAYWRNLTGFTDEQLGDLGLEQFSVSELFSSIFIPGFFLLACILQLHYFHQPFMQLTDLEHVPPAGPHRPRRAHRQDMASEAPLLQEEEEVPRDRGLNVDSPCQATQVPEGTASKWGLVAERLLDLAAGFSEVLSRVQVFVRRLLELHIFKLVALYTVWVALKEVSVMNLLLVVLWAFALPYPRFRPMASCLSTVWSCIIIVCKMLYQLKVVNPQEYSSNCSEPLPNSTNLQRTEINQSLLYRGPVDPANWFGVRKGFPNLGYIQNHLQILLLLVFEAMVYRRQEHYRRQHQLAPLPAQAVCADGTRQRLDQGLLSCLKYFVNFFFYKFGLEICFMMAVNVIGQRMNFMVILHGCWLVTILTRRRREAIARLWPSYCLFLALFLLYQYLLCLGMPPALCIDYPWRWSQAIPMNSALIKWLYLPDFFRAPNSTNLISDFLLLLCASQQWQVFAAERTEEWQRMAGTNTDHLEPLRGEPNPVPNFIHCRSYLDMLKVAVFRYLFWLVLVVVFITGATRISIFGLGYLLACFYLLLFGTTLLQKGTRSRLVLWDCLILYNVTVIISKNMLSLLSCVFVEQMQSSFCWVIQLFSLVCTVKGYYDPKEMMGRDQDCLLPVEEAGVIWDGVCFFFLLLQRRVFLSYYFLHVSVDLQATALQASRGFALYNAASLKSIEAHRKAEEKSLAQLKRQMRRIRAKQEKYRQGQAGRGRPQTVGPEDPVQEPGPSSPGGSSSPPRQWWRPWLDHATVIHSGDYFLFESDSEEEEEALPEDPRPSAQSAFQMAYQAWVTNAQTVLRQRREQAQQERAHQEGQLPAGGDPSLGEPVEALEDEVAGRGHVMQRVLGTVQFLWVLGQATVDGLTRWLCAFTRHHRTMSDVLRAERYLLTQELLRGGEVHRSVLDQLYVSAAETTLPGPPEARDGPSTVSSGLGAEEPPSSLTDDTSSPLSTGYSTRSGSEEIATDSRDQASLQGSQELLANARVRTRTASELLLDRCLHIPELEQAESFAAEQGRTLRLLQAVCQCVAAHSELLCYFIIILNHMVTASAASLVLPVLIFLWAMLSIPRPSKRFWMTAIIFTEVMVVTKYLFQFGFFPWNSHTVLRRYENKPYFPPRILGLEKTDSYTKCDLLQLTVLFFHRSQLLCYGLWDHEEDQFSKEQSRSSGKDQGAEAGPEVLLGPQAEAGAEHQAELGVAGATTKDYIQVEAGAVPEDGAPEPQVDFRPQDTRRISLRFRRRKERPGPAGAAAMEAVDGEEEEEAAGKKGPSRSQERMKAAARWLQSFCLSLAQSIYQPLQLFFHDILHTKYRAATDVYVLMFLADVVDFIIIIFGFWAFGKHSAATDITSSLSDDQVPEAFLVMLLIHFSTMVVDRALYLRKTVLGKLAFQVVLVLAIHLWMFFILPAVTERMFSQNAVAQLWYFVKCIYFALSAYQIRCGYPTRILGNFLTKKYNHLNLFLFQGFRLVPFLVELRAVMDWVWTDTTLSLSNWMCVEDIYANIFIIKCSRETEKKYPQPKGQRKKKIVKYGMGGLIIVFLIAIIWFPLLFMSLVRSVVGVVNQPIDVTVTLKLGGYEPLFTMSAQQPSIVPFTPEAYEELSRQFDTHPLAMQFISQYSPEDIVTAHIEGSSGALWRISPPSRAQMKRELYNGTADITLRFTWNFQRDLAKGGKVEYTNEKHTLELAPDSSARRQLARLLEGTSDQSVVIPHLFPKYIRAPNGPEANPVKQLQPNEEADYLGVRIQLRREQVGTGAAGFLEWWVVELQDCHTDCNLLPMVIFSDKVSPPSLGFLAGYGIVGLYVSIVLVIGKFVRGFFSEASHSIMFEELPFVDRILKLCQDIFLVRETRELELEEELYAKLIFLYRSPETMIKWTREKE; from the exons ATGCCTGGGAGTGGACAGCGCGCGGCCACCCTGTCCAGCCCCCTCCAGCCCTGTCCAGCCCTGTATCTCGCTCACATGTGGCCATGTGCCCTGAACTCTGGCTTCCCGAAACAATGCGTGGTGACAGCTGTCGCTGACATTGGGTCAG CTGCCTTGCTGCGCATCAGCGCCCTCTCCCTGGTCTACCTGCTGGTCCTGCTGCTGCTACCCTGGCTCCCAGGCCCCTCGCGGCACAGCGTCCCAG GTCACCCGGGTCGCCTCCTCCGCGCCCTGCTGTCGCTCAGCCTCCTCTTCCTGGTGGCCCACCTGGTCTTCCAGATATGCCTGCACACCATGCCACACCTGGACCAGCTTCTGGGGTCAAACT GCAGCTTCTGGGAGACCGTCTCTCAACACATCGGGGTCACGAG GCTGGACCTGAAGGACATTCCCAACACCACCCGGATGGTGGCCCCCGACCTGGGtgtcctggtggtctcttccatctGCCTCGGCCTTGGCAGGCGCCTCACGAGAAGAGCCCAGCAGAGCCAGTGTGCCCAGGAGTCG GATGATGAAGGGGACATGGATGTGGACACTGGACCCCCAGCATGGCCACAGGGAGCCCCGGTGCTGGCCCCCGGGCCCAGGTCGCGGCTGGCTGCCCGGCTCCGGGTCACAGCCCACTGGCTGCTGGTGGCCGCTGGACGGACACTGGCCATCGTGCTGCTCGCACTGGCAG GCATCGCCCACCCCTCGGCCTTCTCTAGCGTCTATTTGCTGGTCTTCCTGGCCATCTGCACTTGGTGGGCCTGCCATCTTCCCATGAGCCCCCTGGGCTTCAGCACACTCTGCGTCATGGTGAGCTGCTTTGGTGCCGGCCATCTCATCTGCCTCTACTGCTATCAGACACCCTTTGTCCAGGCCGTGCTCCCGCCAGCCAGCATCTGGGCCAG GGTGTTTGGTCTTAAGGATTTTGTGGGCCCCATCAACTGCTCCTGCCCCAACGCACTGGTGCTCAACACCAGCCACGACTGGCCCATCTACGTGAGCCCGGGCATCCTGCTGCTGCTACACTACACGGTCACTTCTCTCCCGAAGCTCCACAAGTATCACCCCTCGGACCAG AAGAAGGAAGTGGCCGGGCAGGACGAGGAGCAGGAGCTGGAACTGGATCAGCTGGAGCAGGGGCCACAGGGCCAGGCAGGGGCTGCTGCACAGGACAGGGCAGCCACGCAG CGTATGATGCCTTCACCCCCGGGGCCTGACACTGAGACTGACAACTGTATCGTGCATGACCTGACAAGCCACAGCCCTGTCCAGCACCGTCCTT TGCATCCCAGGCTGGCAGAGCTGAGAGAGGCCTCTCCGCTGCATGGCCTGGGCCACCTCATCATGGCCCAGAGCTACGTTTGTGCCCTCATTGCTATGATG GTGTGGAGCATCACCTACCACAGCTGGCTGACCTTCGTGCTGCTGCTCTGGGCCTGCCTCATCTGGACGGTGCGCAGCCGTCATCAGCTGGCCATGCTGTGCTCGCCCTGCATCCTGCTGTACGGGCTGGCGCTGTGCTGCCTGCGCTACGTGTGGGCCCTGGACCTGCGCCCCGAGCTGCCCGTCACCCTGGGCCCCGTCAGCCTGCGCCAGCTGGGGCTGCAGCACACCCGCTACCCCTGCCTGGACCTGGGCGCCATG CTGCTCTACACCCTGACCTTCTGGCTGCTGCTGCGGCAGTTCGTGAAAGAGAAGCTGCTGAAGAAGGCCCAGGGGCCTGCCGTGCTGCTGCAGGTCGCCGTGGCggacacag AGCCCACGCAGACACAGACGCTGCTGCGGAGCCTGGGGGAGCTGGTCACGGGCGTGTACGCCAAGTACTGGATCTACGTGTGTGCGGGCATGTTCGTGGTGGTCAGCTTCGCCGGCCGGCTGGTGGTCTACAAGATCGTGTACATGTTCCTCTTCCTGCTCTGCCTCACCCTCTTCCAG GTGTACTACAGCCTGTGGCGCAGACTGCTCAAGGTGTTCTGGTGGCTCGTGGTGGCCTACACCATGCTGGTGCTCATCGCCGTGTATACCTTCCAGTTCCAGGACTTCCCCGCCTACTGGCGCAACCTCACCGGCTTCACGGACGAGCA GCTGGGGGACCTGGGCCTGGAGCAGTTCAGCGTGTCCGAGCTCTTCTCCAGCATCTTCATCCCGGGCTTCTTCCTGCTCGCCTGCATCCTGCAGCTGCACTACTTCCACCAGCCCTTCATGCAGCTCACTGACCTGGAGCACGTGCCCCCCGCCGGCCCTCACCGCCCACGCAGGGCCCACAG GCAGGACATGGCAAGCGAGGCCCCTCTGctgcaggaggaggaagaggtcccCAGGGACAGGGGGCTGAATGTGGACAGCccctgccaggccacacaggtgcCTGAAG GCACAGCCAGCAAGTGGGGCCTGGTGGCCGAGCGGCTGCTGGACCTGGCCGCTGGCTTCTCGGAGGTCCTCTCCCGCGTGCAGGTGTTCGTGCGGCGACTGCTGGAACTGCACATCTTCAAGCTGGTGGCCCTGTACACGGTCTGGGTGGCCCTGAAGGAG GTGTCGGTGATGAACCTGCTCCTGGTGGTGCTGTGGGCCTTCGCCCTGCCCTACCCACGCTTCCGGCCCATGGCCTCCTGCCTGTCCACCGTGTGGAGCTGCATCATCATCGTGTGCAAGATGCTGTACCAGCTCAAGGTTGTCAACCCTCAGGAGTACTCCAGCAACTGCTCCGAG CCCCTCCCTAACAGCACCAACCTGCAGCGGACAGAGATCAACCAGTCCCTGCTGTACCGCGGTCCCGTCGACCCTGCCAACTGGTTTGGGGTGCGGAAGGGCTTCCCCAATCTGGGCTACATCCAG AACCACCTGCAGATCCTGCTGCTGCTGGTGTTCGAGGCCATGGTGTACCGCCGTCAAGAGCACTACCGCCGGCAGCACCAGCTTGCCCCGCTGCCCGCCCAGGCTGTGTGTGCTGACGGCACCCGCCAGCGGCTTGACCAGGGCCTGCTCAGCTGTCTCAAGTACTTCGTCAACTTCTTCTTCTACAAGTTTGGGCTGGAG ATTTGCTTCATGATGGCCGTGAACGTGATTGGGCAGCGCATGAACTTCATGGTCATCTTGCATGGCTGCTGGCTGGTGACCATTCTCACTCGCCGGCGTCGTGAGGCCATCGCCCGCCTCTGGCCCAGCTACTGCCTCTTCCTGGCGCTCTTCCTACTATACCAGTACCTGCTGTGCCTGGGCATGCCCCCTGCCCTGTGCATCG ACTACCCGTGGCGCTGGAGCCAGGCCATCCCCATGAACTCTGCTCTCATCAAGTGGCTGTACCTGCCCGACTTCTTCAGGGCCCCCAACTCCACCAACCTCATCA GTGACTTCCTCCTGCTGCTCTGCGCCTCCCAGCAGTGGCAGGTGTTTGCAGCTGAGCGCACTGAGGAGTGGCAGCGCATGGCCGGCACCAACACTGACCACCTGGAGCCCCTGCGGGGGGAGCCCAACCCTGTGCCCAACTTCATCCACTGCAG GTCCTACCTGGACATGCTGAAGGTGGCCGTCTTCCGCTACCTGTTCTGGCTGGTGCTGGTGGTGGTGTTCATCACGGGGGCCACGCGCATCAGCATCTTTGGGCTGGGCTACCTGCTGGCCTGCTTCTACTTGCTGCTCTTCGGCACCACCCTGCTGCAGAAGGGCACGCGGTCCCGCCTCGTACTGTGGGACTGCCTCATCCTCTACAACGTCACAGTCATCATCTCCAAGAACATGCTGTCG ctcctgTCCTGCGTCTTCGTGGAGCAGATGCAGAGCAGCTTCTGCTGGGTCATCCAGCTCTTCAGCCTCGTGTGCACCGTCAAAGGCTACTATGACC CCAAGGAGATGATGGGCAGGGACCAGGACTGCCTGCTGCCCGTGGAGGAGGCCGGTGTCATCTGGGATGGCGTCTGCTTCTTCTTCCTGTTGCTGCAGCGCCGCGTCTTCCTCAGCTACTACTTCCTGCACGTCAGTGTGGACCTGCAGGCCACCGCCCTGCAGGCCTCCAg GGGCTTCGCCCTCTACAATGCAGCCAGCCTCAAGAGCATCGAGGCCCACCGCAAGGCAGAGGAGAAGTCCTTGGCCCAGCTGAAGAGACA GATGAGGCGGATCCGTGCCAAGCAGGAAAAGTATAGGCAAGGCCAGGCAGGCCGTGGCCGCCCGCAGACCGTGGGCCCTGAGGACCCTGTCCAGGAGCCAG GGCCCAGCAGTCCAGGGGGCTCCTCCTCGCCACCAAGACAGTGGTGGCGGCCCTGGCTGGACCATGCCACAG TCATCCACTCTGGGGACTACTTCCTGTTTGAGTCTGACagtgaggaggaagaggaagcccTGCCGGAGGACCCCAGGCCATCAGCACAGAGCGCCTTCCAG ATGGCGTACCAGGCCTGGGTGACCAACGCCCAGACAGTGCTGAGGCAGCGGCGGGAGCAGGCACAGCAGGAGCGGGCGCACCAGGAAGGGCAGCTGCCTGCTG GAGGTGACCCGAGCCTGGGGGAGCCCGTGGAAGCCCTCGAGGATGAAGTGGCAG GCCGAGGCCACGTCATGCAGCGCGTGCTGGGCACCGTGCAGTTCTTGTGGGTGCTTGGCCAGGCTACGGTGGACGGGCTGACACGCTGGCTGTGTGCTTTCACCAGGCACCACCGCACCATGAGCGACGTGCTGCGTGCAGAGCGCTACCTGCTAACACAGGAGCTCCTGCGG GGTGGAGAGGTGCACCGGAGCGTACTGGACCAGCTGTATGTGAGTGCAGCTGAGACCACACTGCCAGGCCCCCCAGAGGCCCGTGATGGACCCAGCACGGTGTCAAG TGGGCTGGGTGCTGAGGAACCCCCGAGCAGCCTAACAGATGACACCAGCAGCCCCCTGAGCACTGGCTACAGCACCCGCAGTGGCAGTGAGGAGATTGCCACCGACTCCCGGGACCAGGCTTCCctgcagggctcccaggagctttTGGCCAACGCCCGCGTGAGGACGCGCACAGCCAGCGAGCTGCTCCTGGacag GTGCCTGCACATCCCCGAGCTGGAGCAGGCCGAGAGCTTTGCGGCGGAGCAGGGCCGGACGCTGCGGCTGCTGCAGGCCGTGTGCCAGTGCGTGGCCGCACATTCAGAGCTGCTCTGCTACTTCATCATCATCCTCAACCACATGGTCACCGCCTCGGCTGCCTCCCTGGTGCTGCCCGTGCTCATCTTCCTGTGGGCCATGCTGTCCATCCCCAGGCCCAGCAAGCGCTTCTGGATGACAGCCATCATCTTTACGGAG GTCATGGTGGTCACCAAGTACCTGTTCCAGTTTGGCTTCTTCCCCTGGAACAGCCACACGGTGCTGAGGCGCTACGAGAACAAGCCCTACTTCCCCCCGCGCATCCTGGGCCTGGAGAAGACGGACAGCTACACCAAGTGCGACCTGCTGCAGCTCACGGTGCTCTTCTTCCACCGTTCCCAGCTGCTG TGCTACGGCCTCTGGGACCATGAAGAGGACCAGTTCTCCAAGGAGCAGAGCAGGAGCAGCGGGAAGGATCAGGGGGCTGAGGCGGGGCCAGAGGTCCTACTGGGACCCCAGGCAGAGGCAGGTGCCGAGCACCAGGCAGAGCTGGGGGTGGCAGGAGCCACGACCAAGGACTACATCCAGGTAGAAGCGGGGGCTGTTCCTGAGGATGGGGCTCCAGAGCCCCAGGTGGACTTCAGGCCTCAGGACACAAGACGAATCAGCCTGCGTttcaggaggaggaaggagaggccTGGACCCGCAGGAGCGGCAGCCATGG AAGCTGTGGatggggaagaggaggaagaggctgCGGGGAAGAAGGGGCCGAGCCGTTCTCAAGAACGGATGAAGGCAGCCGCGCGCTGGCTGCAGAGCTTCTGCCTGTCCCT GGCACAGAGCATATACCAGCCCCTGCAGCTCTTCTTCCATGATATCCTGCACACCAAGTACCGGGCGGCCACAGACGTCTATGTCCTCATGTTCCTGGCGGACGTTGTGgacttcatcatcatcatttttggCTTCTGGGCCTTTGGG AAGCACTCGGCCGCCACAGACATCACGTCCTCCCTGTCAGATGACCAGGTGCCCGAGGCCTTCCTGGTCATGCTGCTGATCCACTTTAGCACCATGGTGGTGGACCGTGCCCTCTACCTGCGCAAAACCGTGCTGGGCAAGCTGGCTTTCCAGGTGGTGCTGGTGCTCGCCATACACCTCTGGATGTTCTTCATCCTGCCAGCCGTCACTGAGAG GATGTTCAGCCAGAATGCTGTGGCCCAGCTGTGGTACTTCGTGAAGTGCATCTACTTTGCCCTGTCCGCCTACCAGATCCGCTGCGGCTACCCGACCCGCATCCTGGGCAACTTCCTCACCAAGAAGTACAACCACCTGAACCTCTTCCTTTTTCAGGG GTTCCGGCTGGTGCCATTCCTGGTGGAGCTACGGGCAGTCATGGACTGGGTGTGGACAGACACCACCCTGTCCCTGTCAAACTGGATGTGTGTTGAGGACATTTACGCCAACATCTTCATCATCAAGTGTAGTCGAGAGACAGAGAAG AAATACCCCCAGCCCAAGGGGCAGAGGAAGAAGAAGATCGTCAAGTACGGCATGGGCGGCCTCATCATCGTCTTCCTCATCGCCATCATCTGGTTCCCGCTGCTCTTCATGTCACTGGTGCGCTCCGTGGTCGGCGTTGTCAACCAGCCCATCGATGTCACTGTCACTCTCAAGCTGGGCGGCTATGAG CCCCTGTTCACCATGAGTGCCCAGCAGCCGTCCATCGTGCCCTTTACACCTGAAGCTTATGAGGAACTGTCCCGGCAGTTTGACACCCACCCG CTGGCCATGCAGTTCATTAGCCAGTATAGTCCCGAGGACATCGTCACAGCTCACATCGAGGGCAGCTCTGGAGCCCTGTGGCGCATCAGCCCCCCAAGTCGGGCTCAAATGAAGCGAGAACTGTACAACGGCACTGCCGACATCACCCTGCGTTTTACTTGGAACTTCCAGAG GGACCTGGCCAAGGGCGGCAAGGTGGAGTACACCAATGAGAAGCACACCCTGGAGCTGGCCCCTGACAGCTCAGCACGGCGGCAGCTGGCCCGCCTGCTGGAGGGCACTTCCGACCAGTCCGT GGTCATCCCCCATCTCTTCCCCAAGTATATCCGCGCCCCCAACGGGCCTGAAGCCAACCCCGTGAAGCAGCTGCAGCCCA ATGAGGAAGCTGACTACCTAGGTGTGCGCATCCAGCTGCGGAGGGAGCAGGTGGGGACGGGGGCCGCCGGCTTCCTGGAGTGGTGGGTGGTGGAGCTGCAGGACTGCCACACGGACTGCAACCTGCTGCCCATGGTGATCTTCAGCGACAAGGTCAGCCCCCCCAGCCTCGGCTTCCTGGCCGGCTACGG GATCGTGGGGCTGTACGTGTCCATCGTGCTCGTCATCGGCAAGTTCGTGAGGGGCTTCTTCAGCGAGGCCTCCCACTCCATCATGTTCGAGGAGCTGCCCTTTGTGGACCGCATCCTCAAGCTGTGCCAGGACATCTTCCTGGTGCGCGAGACCCGTGAACTGGAGCTGGAGGAGGAGCTGTACGCCAAGCTCATCTTCCTGTACCGCTCCCCAGAGACCATGATCAAGTGGACGCGCGAGAAGGAGTAG